The following proteins are co-located in the Shouchella hunanensis genome:
- a CDS encoding Lsa family ABC-F type ribosomal protection protein, with amino-acid sequence MSVIHVQNVTFSYPSHFDPIFDDVSFQINTDWKLGFIGRNGRGKTTFFHLLLGKFEYSGRIDASVEFNYFPYEVENKSKWTHEVLEEICPQAEDWEFLREIAYLGVDAEVMYRPFETLSNGEQTKVLLAALFLNEGQFLLIDEPTNHLDTEARKLVSNYLKKKKGFILISHDRHFLDGCVDHILSINRSDIEVQSGNYSSWKLNFDRQQEHEQATNDRLQKDIGRLKHSSKRSAGWSNQVESSKNGTTNSGSKLDKGFVGHKAAKMMKRAKNIEARQQKAIDEKSNLLKNIETVDSLKVESLAYKNKDLIQVTDLSILYDHHVVNEPISFTIQHGDRILLDGKNGSGKSSVLKLILGDAIQYKGTVTKGSNLRISYVQQDTSGLKGMLSDFIEKHRLDETLFKSILRKMDFERNQFEKEISNYSGGQKKKLLIAKSLCEKAHLYIWDEPLNFIDIYSRMQIEALIEEFSPTMLFVEHDKSFQQSIATKVVSM; translated from the coding sequence ATGTCAGTTATACACGTACAAAATGTAACGTTTTCTTATCCAAGTCATTTTGATCCGATTTTTGACGATGTAAGCTTTCAGATTAATACAGACTGGAAGCTTGGATTTATCGGAAGAAACGGTAGGGGAAAAACAACATTTTTCCATTTATTGCTTGGTAAGTTCGAATACAGTGGGAGGATTGACGCTTCCGTTGAGTTTAACTATTTTCCTTATGAAGTGGAAAATAAAAGTAAATGGACACATGAAGTCTTAGAGGAAATTTGTCCACAGGCGGAGGATTGGGAATTTCTCCGCGAAATAGCGTATTTAGGTGTTGATGCAGAAGTGATGTATCGACCATTTGAAACGCTATCTAATGGGGAACAAACAAAGGTATTACTTGCTGCACTTTTTTTGAATGAGGGTCAATTTTTACTAATTGATGAACCGACAAATCATTTAGATACGGAAGCGCGTAAACTCGTTTCAAATTATTTGAAGAAGAAAAAAGGGTTCATATTGATCTCTCATGATCGGCATTTTTTAGATGGTTGCGTGGACCACATCTTATCTATAAACAGATCAGATATTGAGGTGCAAAGTGGGAACTACTCTTCTTGGAAATTAAATTTCGATCGACAACAGGAACATGAACAAGCTACAAATGATAGACTACAAAAAGATATAGGAAGATTAAAACATTCCTCCAAACGGTCTGCTGGATGGTCTAACCAAGTAGAATCTTCAAAAAATGGAACGACGAACTCTGGTTCTAAATTAGATAAAGGCTTTGTTGGACACAAGGCGGCTAAAATGATGAAACGAGCAAAGAATATAGAAGCGAGGCAGCAAAAAGCCATTGACGAAAAATCAAATCTCTTAAAAAACATTGAAACCGTGGATTCTCTAAAGGTAGAGTCGTTAGCTTACAAAAATAAAGACTTGATTCAAGTAACCGATTTGTCGATCCTATATGATCATCATGTTGTAAATGAACCGATCAGTTTTACGATTCAACATGGCGATCGTATTTTACTGGATGGCAAGAATGGAAGCGGAAAAAGTAGTGTGTTAAAGCTGATTTTAGGTGACGCTATACAGTATAAAGGTACTGTAACCAAAGGGTCTAACTTACGGATTTCATACGTTCAGCAAGACACTTCTGGTTTAAAGGGAATGCTTTCTGACTTTATTGAAAAGCATCGTCTTGATGAAACCTTATTCAAATCGATTTTAAGAAAAATGGATTTTGAGCGGAACCAATTTGAGAAGGAGATCAGTAACTATTCAGGTGGACAAAAAAAGAAACTATTAATCGCTAAAAGTTTATGTGAAAAAGCACATCTATACATTTGGGATGAACCATTGAACTTTATTGACATCTATTCACGAATGCAAATCGAAGCGTTAATAGAGGAATTTTCCCCCACGATGCTGTTCGTTGAGCACGATAAGTCTTTTCAGCAGTCCATTGCGACAAAAGTTGTTTCAATGTAA
- a CDS encoding CPBP family glutamic-type intramembrane protease, producing the protein MSTYMMFYVLLLFIGFLMFLLESHFLIDLFIVLSSWTSTFVFVLMFRRIYPEENLWLFVKRQFNKRIKWSTMFSISMMSIIVLLCSIFTTYFIWDIPVYDQLLASWTSLLIIFGYNLLLGPLGEELGWRGFVLKELQEVYNPLISSIIVGFFWGFWHTPLWFLSGYTGIHLLQYIFSFLIGIIAISIIITAFFTIHKNLLIPISIHQFFNFTIAIQVGELLTILTVTSLFYLLIALIIIIVNYKECLYTRNQST; encoded by the coding sequence ATGAGCACTTATATGATGTTCTATGTTCTTCTTCTTTTTATAGGTTTCCTAATGTTTTTGCTCGAGTCGCATTTTCTAATTGATCTATTTATTGTGCTCTCCTCTTGGACGTCAACGTTTGTTTTTGTGTTGATGTTTCGAAGAATCTATCCTGAAGAAAATTTATGGCTATTTGTTAAAAGACAATTTAATAAGAGAATTAAATGGTCTACTATGTTCAGTATTAGTATGATGTCAATAATCGTCTTGCTTTGCAGTATTTTTACAACCTATTTCATTTGGGACATTCCTGTATATGACCAACTACTTGCTTCATGGACTTCGTTACTTATAATCTTCGGTTACAATTTACTATTAGGACCCCTCGGAGAAGAATTAGGATGGAGAGGATTTGTTTTAAAAGAATTGCAAGAAGTTTACAACCCTTTGATTTCATCAATTATTGTTGGCTTTTTTTGGGGGTTCTGGCATACACCGTTATGGTTTCTATCAGGTTATACAGGAATACACTTATTGCAGTATATTTTCTCTTTCTTGATTGGAATTATTGCTATTTCAATCATAATAACAGCCTTTTTCACTATACATAAAAACCTTTTAATCCCTATTTCAATCCATCAATTCTTCAATTTCACAATCGCCATACAAGTAGGGGAATTACTAACTATTTTAACAGTTACTTCTCTATTCTATTTACTAATTGCGCTAATCATAATAATAGTTAATTATAAAGAGTGCCTGTATACAAGAAATCAAAGCACCTAA
- a CDS encoding MerR family transcriptional regulator, whose product MQRITYKTSELLEMIGVSRDALRYYENQGILKPKQDERNHYRQYRDKDIYTLLVTDFYKKRSLSLKDIKKLQEGTEMEELESLLQIKEEELVRKISRDRFMLQKLRETKSFCKDIEKHLNKYSIREFPMYQVVGNFSNFYSFPEYPTILEHLDMIKDDILSKIIRQFTFDKDGLLDSKMYIVNRQKHDTGNKAEHDLNYKKCIYTVVEDSRFQGGTNDIKQKLFKSTLEWAEINGFKPKGLAFVQTRLITYIENDEKVFLEVYIPVDN is encoded by the coding sequence ATGCAACGAATAACTTATAAAACGAGTGAGTTGTTAGAGATGATTGGCGTCTCCAGAGATGCACTTAGATATTATGAAAATCAAGGCATTCTAAAACCAAAGCAGGATGAACGCAATCATTATAGACAGTATCGTGATAAAGATATTTATACATTACTTGTTACAGACTTCTATAAGAAAAGGAGCTTGTCTTTAAAAGATATTAAAAAGCTGCAAGAAGGAACTGAAATGGAAGAACTGGAATCTCTATTACAAATAAAAGAGGAAGAGTTAGTGAGGAAAATCTCTCGTGATCGCTTTATGCTTCAGAAATTACGGGAAACAAAGTCGTTTTGTAAAGATATAGAGAAACACTTAAATAAGTATTCAATCAGGGAATTTCCAATGTACCAAGTGGTCGGTAATTTTTCTAATTTCTACTCTTTCCCTGAATACCCTACAATCTTAGAGCATTTGGATATGATTAAGGATGATATTCTAAGTAAAATAATAAGACAATTCACTTTTGATAAAGATGGTCTGTTGGATTCTAAGATGTATATTGTAAATAGGCAGAAACATGACACCGGAAATAAAGCTGAACACGATTTAAACTATAAGAAATGCATTTATACAGTTGTTGAAGATAGTAGATTTCAAGGTGGGACTAACGATATCAAACAAAAATTATTTAAGTCAACTTTAGAATGGGCAGAGATAAATGGGTTCAAGCCGAAAGGACTAGCCTTTGTCCAAACCCGTCTAATCACCTACATAGAAAATGATGAGAAGGTATTTCTTGAGGTATATATCCCAGTTGATAACTAA
- a CDS encoding GNAT family N-acetyltransferase produces the protein MEIRRPTNQEIETIISLSPQAVSDGTLGTAKPTAEKSEQLIRSLLIKGSYYLAAVDNGRVIGWILVGTSTDLFTDSRHGFIYELFIIQAFRGKGLGKHLMTAAIAQLRDEGHTEVRLSAFLGNNAIKLYEKMGFNIRTVSMSLPL, from the coding sequence ATGGAAATTAGAAGACCCACTAATCAAGAAATTGAGACAATCATATCCCTCTCCCCACAAGCTGTGTCTGATGGCACGTTAGGTACAGCAAAACCTACAGCGGAAAAAAGCGAACAACTAATTCGATCACTTTTAATAAAAGGAAGCTATTATTTAGCGGCAGTAGATAATGGTAGAGTCATTGGTTGGATACTAGTTGGCACCAGTACAGACCTATTTACAGATAGTAGGCATGGATTTATTTACGAACTTTTCATAATACAGGCGTTTAGAGGAAAAGGGTTGGGTAAACATCTGATGACAGCAGCTATAGCACAGCTAAGAGACGAAGGGCATACCGAAGTACGTTTAAGTGCGTTTTTAGGAAATAATGCTATTAAGCTTTATGAGAAAATGGGATTCAACATACGAACCGTTTCAATGAGTTTACCTTTATAA
- a CDS encoding GNAT family N-acetyltransferase: MRIVQADINHIQGIMDVCTLGYKATYRDIFSKEYMARIIREFYNYESILKEVTTVNKKWGGYFIAVEEGNVIGAGAGGMLDDENTELFVLYLKPDRRGEGIGSKILDTISEQQKNLGALKQYVLVQKGNHKGIPFYEAKGFSCIHEQDSYGNSNNDTYISLRYVRKL, from the coding sequence GTGAGGATTGTACAAGCAGATATAAACCATATTCAAGGAATTATGGATGTATGTACGTTAGGTTACAAAGCGACGTATCGCGACATTTTTTCTAAAGAATATATGGCTCGAATCATTAGGGAATTTTATAACTATGAAAGCATATTGAAAGAAGTGACTACCGTGAATAAAAAATGGGGTGGCTACTTTATTGCAGTTGAAGAGGGTAATGTAATAGGTGCCGGAGCTGGTGGGATGCTCGATGATGAGAACACAGAATTATTTGTTTTGTACCTTAAACCGGATAGAAGAGGCGAAGGAATCGGCTCGAAAATACTCGATACGATATCTGAACAACAAAAGAACTTAGGGGCACTCAAGCAATATGTACTCGTTCAAAAAGGAAATCATAAAGGAATTCCGTTTTATGAAGCAAAGGGATTTTCATGTATACATGAACAAGATAGCTATGGCAATTCTAATAATGACACCTACATATCTTTGCGGTATGTTCGCAAGCTCTAA
- a CDS encoding GNAT family N-acetyltransferase — translation MSIMNEALAVQVETSEIDMLRSRLSEIQKIKGNPMDVEIQKFGNATAFTAKNIPGPSFNTVKGLQDGDEEQLDKIVDFYKKKKIPIRFELTPAHTSSELLTSLNKAGYFHNGFHTTLYTPLTNAIETCNEFTEKMMNVRKLEKDEFDTYAEIYAKGFQLPAFLTAGIAQNNKILHHLKNWDFYIASYQNEPAGIGVLFTKDGIATLAAAATLPHLRNKGIHSALIKHRIYQAQRQRCHFIVGQASFGSPSQNNMERAGLNIAYTKAIWVGE, via the coding sequence ATGAGCATAATGAATGAGGCATTAGCTGTTCAAGTAGAAACCTCAGAAATTGACATGCTGCGTTCTCGACTTTCTGAAATTCAAAAAATTAAAGGAAACCCAATGGACGTAGAGATCCAGAAGTTTGGGAATGCCACAGCATTTACGGCCAAGAACATACCAGGACCTTCCTTTAATACAGTAAAAGGATTGCAAGATGGCGACGAAGAACAGCTAGATAAAATCGTCGATTTTTATAAGAAAAAAAAGATTCCAATTCGATTTGAATTAACTCCGGCTCATACATCATCAGAATTGCTAACTTCCCTAAATAAAGCCGGTTATTTTCATAATGGTTTTCATACAACTCTTTATACTCCCTTGACCAATGCAATTGAAACATGTAATGAATTTACTGAAAAGATGATGAATGTTCGTAAATTAGAAAAAGACGAATTTGATACCTATGCAGAAATATACGCAAAAGGGTTCCAACTGCCCGCATTCTTAACAGCTGGCATCGCACAAAATAATAAAATACTTCATCACCTCAAAAATTGGGATTTTTACATAGCTAGCTATCAAAACGAACCCGCTGGAATAGGCGTTTTGTTTACAAAAGACGGGATCGCTACTTTAGCTGCCGCGGCTACATTGCCACATCTACGAAATAAAGGCATTCATAGCGCTTTAATAAAACACCGGATCTACCAAGCACAACGACAAAGATGCCATTTCATTGTGGGACAGGCTTCATTTGGTTCCCCCAGTCAAAACAATATGGAGAGAGCGGGATTGAATATTGCTTATACCAAGGCAATTTGGGTTGGAGAATAA
- a CDS encoding RNA 2'-phosphotransferase, with translation MNKLLSLILRHTPEKIGLKLDESGYVNVNDLLEGKKKWQKVPSQYCEVIR, from the coding sequence TTGAACAAATTACTCAGTTTGATTTTAAGGCATACACCAGAAAAGATAGGGCTTAAGTTAGATGAGAGTGGCTATGTGAATGTCAATGATCTTCTCGAGGGAAAAAAAAAGTGGCAGAAGGTACCCAGTCAATATTGTGAGGTCATCAGGTAG
- a CDS encoding DUF421 domain-containing protein, with product MSEHVEIIIRSFLAFSILLIGARFLGKQTISQMNVLDFIIAISIGAITANLSFNLSVKIHHSILAFSIFVAVSILTSYISLKSYRARRWITGNPTVVIENGQILEKNMRKARYNLNELNQLLRERNVFNIEEVLYAIVETNGKINVLKKPEYQDVTKQDVQAPLKKNRLPVELIMDGKVLDKNLKENKIQEEWLSNELEKRNLKHKDVFYAVISATNKLFINTYENQLRHPKDLE from the coding sequence ATGTCTGAACATGTGGAAATTATCATTCGCTCTTTTTTAGCATTTTCAATTCTCTTAATAGGCGCTCGCTTTCTAGGCAAGCAGACCATTTCTCAAATGAATGTCCTCGATTTTATTATTGCCATCTCCATTGGAGCCATTACGGCTAATCTATCGTTCAATTTATCAGTTAAAATCCATCATTCCATATTAGCTTTTAGTATTTTCGTCGCTGTGAGTATTTTGACTTCCTATATTTCGTTAAAATCCTATCGAGCAAGACGTTGGATCACGGGGAATCCTACTGTGGTCATTGAAAATGGGCAGATCCTCGAAAAAAACATGCGAAAAGCAAGATATAATTTAAACGAGCTAAACCAATTGTTAAGAGAACGAAACGTCTTTAATATCGAAGAAGTTTTATATGCAATCGTTGAAACAAATGGAAAAATTAACGTATTAAAAAAACCCGAATATCAAGATGTAACTAAGCAAGATGTACAGGCCCCATTAAAGAAAAATCGATTACCTGTAGAATTGATTATGGATGGAAAAGTATTAGATAAGAACTTGAAAGAAAATAAGATTCAAGAGGAATGGTTGTCGAATGAATTAGAAAAAAGAAACCTTAAACACAAAGATGTGTTTTACGCTGTCATTTCAGCCACAAATAAATTATTTATCAATACTTATGAGAACCAATTAAGACACCCTAAAGATTTAGAGTGA
- a CDS encoding nucleotidyltransferase domain-containing protein — protein MKLPTRMGTDQNGYIVNPTHLNKLQEHIKPILHTLLQLLLNRLGENVHSMYVYGSVARGEAIPFKSDLDLTVILYSPISSTTKNRIHAETSELLKEYKQLTKVDYDMGEVKEALHPDNYYEWGFWLKHMCCCIHGEDLSTQFPVMKPNKFISSSLNKDLMPQTNRFMDTLKSGTKTSALEKQSMIKKMIRGTYLTINVEDESWATTIQDQLNILEAYFPNDSIIQELQYVYKVETIDSSTFLSLLHAYKLWYEKRHTSFR, from the coding sequence ATGAAATTACCAACTAGGATGGGTACTGACCAAAACGGGTATATCGTGAATCCGACTCATCTAAATAAATTACAGGAGCATATCAAGCCTATACTACACACCCTACTTCAATTACTACTAAATCGTTTAGGGGAAAACGTACATAGCATGTATGTATATGGCAGTGTTGCACGAGGGGAAGCGATCCCCTTTAAATCAGATTTAGATTTAACCGTTATCTTATATTCTCCTATTAGCTCGACCACAAAAAATAGAATTCATGCAGAAACTTCCGAACTACTTAAAGAATATAAGCAACTGACCAAAGTTGATTACGATATGGGCGAAGTAAAGGAGGCGCTCCATCCCGATAACTATTATGAGTGGGGATTTTGGTTAAAACATATGTGTTGTTGTATACATGGTGAAGACCTTTCTACTCAATTCCCAGTGATGAAGCCCAATAAATTTATCAGCAGCTCGTTAAATAAAGATCTTATGCCGCAAACGAATCGTTTTATGGATACATTGAAGAGTGGGACTAAAACTTCAGCATTAGAAAAGCAAAGCATGATTAAGAAAATGATACGCGGTACCTATTTAACAATAAATGTGGAGGATGAAAGCTGGGCAACCACTATACAAGATCAATTGAACATTCTAGAGGCCTACTTTCCTAATGATTCCATCATTCAAGAGCTTCAGTATGTATACAAAGTAGAAACAATTGATTCCTCTACATTCCTTTCATTACTCCATGCATACAAATTGTGGTACGAAAAGCGTCACACTTCCTTCCGCTAA
- a CDS encoding DUF4352 domain-containing protein: MKKTTTLMVTSIFAAGSLLFAACSDSDVNQEPAEENTSNQGNTDENEHTQTNDEEDETIGENDGEDQMDLKVGDTAIMHSNISSFEFTLNSVEMVDEVDGEMSDLDAFVAASITIKNIGDEPIDAKENAGLFEYTADLDGSGFGDEAEYTEDYQDGAVEGELAPGEEVTGTALYTSYIDDENYIRVKAGTAATGLINNAVFTFSEDELIK; this comes from the coding sequence ATGAAGAAAACGACAACGTTGATGGTTACATCTATTTTTGCTGCGGGCTCACTATTGTTTGCGGCTTGCAGTGATTCAGATGTAAATCAAGAACCTGCTGAAGAGAACACTTCCAATCAAGGGAACACAGATGAAAATGAACATACTCAAACGAATGATGAAGAGGATGAGACTATTGGTGAAAACGATGGAGAGGACCAAATGGATTTGAAGGTTGGAGACACAGCGATTATGCACAGTAATATCTCTTCTTTTGAATTTACGCTGAACAGTGTTGAGATGGTTGATGAAGTGGACGGTGAAATGTCCGATTTAGACGCTTTTGTCGCTGCTTCCATTACGATTAAAAATATTGGTGATGAACCCATTGATGCAAAAGAAAATGCTGGTTTATTTGAATACACGGCTGACCTTGACGGGTCTGGTTTCGGTGATGAAGCTGAATATACTGAGGATTATCAGGATGGTGCCGTTGAAGGGGAATTAGCTCCTGGAGAAGAGGTTACAGGCACCGCTTTGTATACGAGCTACATAGATGATGAGAATTACATTCGTGTAAAAGCTGGAACGGCTGCGACTGGATTAATTAATAACGCTGTCTTTACTTTTAGTGAGGATGAGTTGATCAAATAA